The stretch of DNA TTATTCTGAGCGCGAATACGCGCCCCGCAGGCGGCAGCGAGAACGAGGACGAAGCAGGCTAGGCCGCTTCCCGACGTCTCCCGACCATCGGCAGGGGCGCGTTTGATGTAAAACATTTGGGGATCTTTCGATCGTGGCAGCCGAACAGGGCATCAGGGCAGCGGAAAGCGATGTGGCTGCGGCCGTGCAGGCCGTCGAAGCTGCCGAAGCCGGCAAGGTCGATCCGATGAAGCAGTTCACCATCGAGCCCCTGCTGGGCTCGGATTGGCAACTGTCCGATGGGATCAACATCGCGTTCACCAACTCCGCGCTGTGGATGGCGATCACCGCCATCCTCGTGTGGGTGTTCGTCGCGGGCGGCATGAAGCGCCAGCTGGTGCCGGGCCGCTGGCAGATGGCGGTCGAGAGCATGACCGGCTTCATCGACGACCTGCTCGAAGCGAACGTCGGCAAGGCGGGGCGCAAGTATGTGCCTTACATCTTCACCCTGTTCATGTTCATCCTGTTCGGGAACCTGCTCGGCCTGGTGCCGGTCGGTCTGATCCCGGGGATTCACGCCTTCACCTTCACCAGCCACTTCACCGCGACCGGCGTGCTGGCGATCATGAGCTTCTCGATCGTGCTGATCGTGGGTTTCTGGAAGCACGGCTTCCACTTCTTCTCGTTGTTCTGGCCGTCGAACACCCCGGCATTTCTGGCGCTGCCGATCAGCCTGATCGAATTCGTGTCCTTCATGGTGCGCCCCTTCAGCCTTGCGCTGCGGCTGTTCGTCGCGATGATGGCGGGCCACGTGCTGCTCAAGGTGCTGGCGAGCTTCGTGATCGCCGGCGGCGGCGCGGGCCCGGCTCTGGGCGCTGCGATTGGCATCCCGAGCTTCGTCCTGATGGTCGCGATCAGCGCGCTGGAGATCCTCGTGGCGGGCATTCAGGCCTATGTCTTCGCGCTCTTGACCTCGCTCTATATCAACGACGCGGAAAACCTTCACTGAGGGCTGCGAAGCTCTCTTCACAACCCTCACCAACACACAGATTTTTCTCAAGGAGTTTATGATCATGGACGCAACTGCAGCTGCTCTCCTCGGTGCCGGTCTCGCAGCGATCGGTGCCGGCATGGCCGCGCTGGGCGTGGGCAACGTGTTTGCCTCGTTCCTCGAAGGCGCGCTGCGCAACCCGGGTGCTGCCGACGGCCAGCAGGGCCGCCTGTTCATCGGCTTCGCGGCCGCCGAACTTCTCGGCCTGCTCGCCTTCGTTATCGCCGTTCTGCTGATCTTCCGCTAAGATCCGGCACGCCGGTCCGGCGGGCGCAGTTGCGCTTCGCCGTCCGGCGTTCCTTGCGCGAATTGTCGATAACACCGGCGTAAACAAGGGCGACCCATGCCTCAGATCGATCAAATCGCCGAGACGCTCTCGAGCCAGGTGTTCTGGCTGCTGGTGTTCTTCGGCCTTACCTTCCTCGTCGTCGGCCTTGGCATGGTGCCCAAGGTGATGGGCACGGTCGACCTGCGCGACCAGCAGATCGCGGGCGATCTGGCGGCGGCGCAGGCGGCACGCGACGAAGCGACCGCGCAGGAAGACGCCTGGCGCAAGCGTGAGAACGCCAATCGCGCCGCGGCGCAGGGCGTGATCGGCGAGGCCAAGGCCAAGGCCGCTGCGGCCAATGCGGCCAAGCTGGCGGAAACCCAGGCGCGTCTCGACGAGCGGCTGGCGCAGGCCGAAACCGCGATCGCGGCGGCGCGCAACAGCGCTCTGGCCGAGATCGAGGACGTCGCCGCCGACGCCGCGCGCGACATCGTCGCCCGCGTCGCCGGGGCCGAGGTCGAACCGGCTGCGGCGCAGGCTGCGGTCAAGGAGGTGATGGCGCATGGCTGACATTCTGATCCTGCTCGCCGCCGGGGCCGAAGGCCACTCCGAGCCCAGCGTTCTGGGTCTCGACACCTACCAGTGGGTCGCGCTGGCGATGACCGTGCTGCTCGCGGTGTTCCTGTGGAAGAAGGTTCCCGGAGTGATCGCCGGCGGGCTGGATGCCAAGATCGCCGCGATCCGCGCCGCGCTCGACGAAGCCAAGACGCTGCGCGCCGAAGCCGAAGCGCTCCGCGCCGAATACGCCGCCAAGATCGCCAGCGCCGAAAAGGACGCCGAAGTGATGCTGGCCGGCGCGCGTGAGGAGGCCGATGCGATCCTCGCCCGGGCCCAAGCCGATGGCGAAGTGATGGTCGCACGCCGCCAGAAGATGGCCGAAGAGAAGATCGCCGCTGCCGAGCGCGCCGCGGTCGCCGAGGTCAAGGCCAAGGCCGTTACGGCTGCCGCCGCTGCTTCGAAGGTGCTGATCGCCCGCGCCCATGACGAACAGGCCGACAAGAAGCTCGCCGACGAGGTTATCGCCTCGCTCTGAGCGGCGGATCGAACCGAACACCAGGGGCGGCTCGAAAGGGCCGCCCTTTTTGTTTCCAAGGTCAGCTGCCGGGGAGAAGGACAACCTTGCCCACCAGCGCCCGGTTCGCCATCGCCTCGAACCCTTCGCGCCAGCGCGACAGCGGAAGCGTGCGGTCGATCGCAGGGCTGATGGCACCCTCCTCGGCGAGACGGGCGATGGCGCGGCTGATCGCGCGTCCGCGCTCGGGGAAGCGCCGGGCATATTCGCCCGCGCGCAGGCCGACGATGCTGAAGCCCTTGATCAGCGGAATGTTGGTCGACACCCCCGCGATCTTCCCCGAGGTGAAGCCAACCACCACCAGCTTGCCGCCAAAGGCGACACAGCGGGTCGATTCGTCGAAGATATCGCCGCCGACGGGGTCGAACACGATGTCGGCCAATGCGCCGCCGGTGATTGCCGCCACCTCTTCGCGGAAGCGGCCCCCGGCGAGGATCACGGCTTCGGGTTGGGCGAGGGCGGCAATGCGCTCGGCCTTGGCGGGGGAACCGGTGGTGGCGATCACGCGGGCCCCGAGCGCGCGGGCAAGATCGCAGGCGGCAAGGCCTACCCCGCCGCTCGCGCCGTGGACCAGCACCCATTGCCCCTCGGCAAGGCCGCACAGCTCGACCAGACCGGTAAAGGCGGTCGAATAGGCCGCGCCCATCGCGGCTGCGGCGGGGAAGTCCATGCCGCGCGGCATGGGCGAGAGCTTGTCGGCGGGCACGCAGGCCAACTCGGCAAAGGCGCCGGTCTTGTTGCCGCCCATCACCCGGTCGCCCGGCGCGAAGCCGCTGGCAGGGTCCGCCTCCAGCACCTCGCCCGCGAATTCGAGCCCGCTGGTGAAGGGCACTGCGGGTTTGAACTGGTACTCCCCCCGCGTCATCAACAGGTCGGGAAAGTTGAGCGACGCCGCGCGCACCCGCACCAGAACCTCGCCCGGCGCGCGGGCCGGGGCGGGGCAATCGGCCAGCGTCACGCCGGACAGGTCGTCCGACAGGCGTTCGACCCGCAGTGCCTGCATCGCCCTAGAAACTGTCTTTCGCCGCCCTGAGCGCCGCGAAGGTCTCGTGCGGGGCATTGCCGCCCCAGCGGGCCATCATCGCGGGGTCATCGGCACGCAGGAAGGGGTTGGTGGCCAACTCGCGCGCCAGTGTGGTCGGCACCGTCGGCTCGCCCCGCGCGCGCTTCTCGGCAATCTCCGCAGCATAGGCCTGCAAGGCGGCGTTGTCGGGATCGGCGTGGAGTGCGAAGCGGGCATTGGAGGCGGTGTATTCATGCGCGCAATAGAGCTTCGTCGCGGTCGACATCCGCCGAATCCGCTCGAGACTGTTCCAGAACTGTTCGGGCTGGCCCTCGAACATCCGCCCGCAGCCGAGCGCGAAGACGCTGTCGCCGACGAAGGCGATGCCTTCCTCGACGATGTGATAGGCGATGTGGCCATTGGTGTGGCCCGAGACATCGATCACCCGCGCGCGGTGTTCGCCAAGTGCGACGTAGTCATCATGGCCGACGATATGATCGACCGGGAATTTGCCCTGGACCTCGGCCGGCGCGTAGATCGTGCAGCCGGTCGCATCCTTGATCGCCTGATTGCCGCCCGCGTGATCGGGGTGCCAGTGGGTGTTCCAGATCTGCGTGATGCGCCAGCCCTTGCGTTCGGCCTGCCGGAGGTATTCGGCCCCGTCGGGCGTGTCGATCGCGGCGGTTTCCTTGCTCACGGAATTGTGGACGAGGAAACCGTAGTTGTCGCTGAGACAGGGGAATTGGTGAACGTGGATCATGGCGACGAGTTTACGCCTGCCATCCGCAATAGGAAAGGCCCGCCTGCTCGGGCGAGCAGACGGGCCTGAATTCCAACGCGGATTATGCGAGGAGGCTCGCCCGGATGGGCGAGCGCCTCACAATCAATCCTGACCCTTCTTGAGCGCGGCGCCGAGGATGTCGCCGAGCGAAGCGCCCGAATCCGACGAGCCGAACTGCGCCACGGCTTCCTTTTCTTCGGCGATCTGACGCGCCTTGATCGAGAAGTTGGGCTTCTTCGAACGGTCGAAACCGATCACCATCGCGTCGACCTTGCTGCCGACCTGGAAGCGGTCGGGGCGCTGTTCGTCGCGGTCGCGGCCGAGGTCGCTGCGCTTGATGAAGCCGGTCGCGCCGTCTTCGCCGACCTGCACTTCCAGCCCGCCGTCGCGCACTTCGAGCACGGTGACGGTGACGGTCTGGTTCTTGCGCAGGCTCGAGCCGCTGGTCGCTGCTTCAGCCGAAGGCGCGCCCTTTTCGAGCTGCTTCATGCCGAGGCTGATGCGCTCCTTTTCGACATCCACGTCGAGCACGATGGCCTTGACCATCTCGCCCTTGCGGTGGAGCGCCAGCGCGTCCTCGCCCGAGATGCCCCAGGCGATGTCCGACATGTGGACCATGCCGTCCACGTCGCCATCGAGGCCGATGAACAGGCCGAATTCGGTCGCGTTCTTGACTTCGCCCTCGACTTCGCTGCCCACCGGGTGCTTCTCGGCGAACTCGTCCCACGGATTGCGCTGGGCCTGCTTGAGACCGAGGCTGATGCGGCGCTTGTCGCTGTCGACTTCCAGCACCATCACTTCGACTTCCTGCGAGGTCGAGACGATCTTGCCCGGGTGGACGTTCTTCTTGGTCCAGCTCATTTCGCTGACGTGAACAAGGCCTTCGATGCCCGGCTCCAGTTCGACGAAGGCGCCGTATTCGGTGATGTTGGTCACCTGACCCGTCAGCTTCATGCCGACCGGATACTTGGCAGCGACGCCATCCCACGGATCGCTTTCGAGCTGCTTCATGCCGAGGCTGATGCGCTGCGTTTCGGCATTGATGCGCACGATCTGCACGGTCACGGTGTCACCGATATTGATGACTTCGCTCGGGTGGTTGACGCGCTTGTAGCTCATGTCGGTGACATGCAGCAGGCCGTCGATGCCGCCGAGGTCCACGAAGGCACCGTAATCGGTGATGTTCTTGACCACGCCGTCGATGATCTGGCCTTCGACCAGGTCGTTGATGAGCTCGCTGCGCTGTTCGGCGCGGGTTTCTTCGAGGACGGCACGGCGCGAGACGACGATATTGCCGCGGCGACGATCCATCTTGAGGATCTGGAAGGGCTGCGGCACGTCCATCAGCGGGGTGACGTCGCGCACGGGGCGGATGTCGACCTGCGAGCCGGGGAGGAAGGCCACGGCGCCATCGAGGTCGACGGTGAAGCCGCCCTTGACGCGGCCGAAGATGCGGCCTTCGACGCGCTTGCCTTCGCCGAATTCGTTTTCGAGCTTGTCCCACGCGGCTTCGCGGCGGGCGCGGTCACGCGACAGCATGGCTTCGCCATCGGCGTTCTCGACGCGGTCGACGAAGACTTCGACTTCGCCGCCGACGGTCAGGCCGTGGTCGTCCTCGCCACGCGAGAATTCCTTGAGGGAGATGCGGCCTTCGCTCTTGAGGCCAACGTCGACCACGGCGAAGCCGTTTTCGATCGCGGTGACGGTGCCCTTGACGACGCGGCCTTCGAAGCCTTCATCGCCGGCGCCGCCGAGCTGTTCGTTGAGAAGCGCCTCGAAATCGGCGCGAGTGGGCATTTGGGTTGCCATACTAGGATCAATCCTGTTTCGTTGTGCTACCGGCCACCGGTTTTTCCGGGGTCTTTCTCCGCTTCCCAGGCACCATTGCCGGGGCTGGCGGGGCAAGAGGCAGACTTCCGCGCGTGGCCCCATGCCGACGCGCAGGTTCTTTCAACCTGATGGGATTGCGAGAACGGAGGCGCGCCTAGGCGAGAGGGCTCCAAAAAGCAAGCCAATTCGCCCTGACGCGCAGGGTTGCCCCCTCGTGTTGGAGACACATGAGACACTGTCCAAGAGGAAAAACTCCGGGCCCGGCAAAGGCGCGATTTGGGCGTCGGCACGCATCAGCGGGAGCGGGGTGCGGGGTCATGCGGCGCAAGGTGACGCGCGCCGCCCGAGTAGGAAAGCGATTATCGCGCCCCGCTCCGCGCCAGCACCGCCTCGATTGCGGCCTCGATCGCGGAGTCGCGGCCGAAGTGGGTGGTGTCGAGCACCAGCGCATCGGCAGCAGCGCGCAAGGGCGCGTCGGCGCGATTGATGTCGCGCGCGTCGCGGGCGGCGATGTCACGCTCGATTTCGGCGAGAGGGATGTCGATTTCGCGGCCCGTCATTTCGAGCCAGCGCCGCCGCGCGCGTTCCTGCACGCTGGCGGTGACATAGAGTTTCACGTCGGCCTCGGGCGCGATCACCGTTCCGATATCGCGCCCGTCGAGCACCGCGCCGCCAGCCTGCGTGGCGAAGGCGCGCTGGCGCTGGAACAGGGCGTGGCGCACATCGGGGTGCACCGAGACGCGGCTTGCATAGCCGCCGACCTCCTCGGAGCGCAGGGCTTCGTCTTCGAGCAGGTTGTCGGCGAAGTCGCAGGCCGCGAGCGCGGTTGCCGGATCGTCGGGGTTGCCGCCTGCCAGCTGCACCTGCCGCCCGACCGCGCGGTAGAGCAACCCGGTGTCGAGATGCGGCAGGCCGAAGTGGGCGGCGAGCGCCTTGGCGATGGTGCCCTTGCCGCTGGCGGTGGGGCCGTCGACGGCGATGATCATTGGGCGGTGTCCTCGCGCGCGTCGATGCGGCTCATCCAGTCGCGGTAGATCGCTTCGGCGACCACGGGACGCTCGGAAATGAAGGCGTGGCTGCCGCCCGGCACCACCGCCAGCTCCGCGCCCGGCGTGAGCGCGACGAAATCCTGCACGGTGTCGATCCGCGCCTCGTCATACTGGCCGACCACGAAGAGGATCCGGCTGCCATCGACGCGGGAGAGCAACCCCGAGGCATCGTAGCTGGCGAGCGAGCCCGAAGCGCGGAATTCGGTCGGACCCCACATGGCGTTGTAGACCGTGGCGTTGAAGCCCTTGCCGCCATAGCGCTTGCGATAGGCGAGCGCTTCTGGCGAGGGGGCAGGGCGGTCGGCACGGCCGTTATAGGCGGCGTAGAAGGCGGCGGTGGCAGGTTCGCACGCCTCGGCGGCGGGCGGGGTCGGCCCTTCGCAGGCGCGGATCGTCGCGGCGACATCGTCGGGGAGGTCGCGGATCAGGAGGTTGGTGCCGGTGATCCAGTGCGAGGTCGAAAGGTAGGTGCCGCTCAGCACCGCCGAAGCGGTGTGCTCGGGAAAGCGGGCCGCATATTCGAGCGCGAGGGCCGAGCCCCAGGAATGGCCGATCACGTGCCAGCGCTCGACGCCAAGCTCTTTGCGGATCGCTTCGAGCTCGGCGACGAAGCGCTCGGGGCGCCAGTTGGCGGGGTTCTCGGGCCGGTCGGACATTCCGCTGTCGAGCTGGTCGTAGAGGATCACCGGGCGCTGGTCGGCAAGGCTGAGGAGGCCGCCGAAGTTGACGTGGGTGCCCCCGGGCCCGCCGTGGATGATGATCACGGGCGTCGCGCCCTCGCCGATCACGCCATTGACCCGCGCCCAGACCTTGCCGCCCTCGACCGCGATGCGGTGTTCCGAGGTGGCGACTGACCAGTCGGCGGCGGGATCGGTGGGGAGGGTGGCGGCCTCCTGCGAGAGGGCAGCGGCGGGCAGGGCGAATGCGGCCAGTGCCGCGAAAAATGTTCTCATGAGAAGATGTCCTCTGCCTTGGCCGGGGTCAGTTCGTGCGCCTCGCGCTTGCGCCAGCGGAAATGGAGAAAGCCGAAGGCGGCCCATGCGGCAAACAGGTTGAGCCCCAGCTCGATCCATACCTGGTCGCTCTCGGCGCGTAGCCATGTAACGCCCGCCGCCGCGCCGAACAGGATCGCCGCAGCCACGATCCGGCGGGTCAGCGGCGTTCGCCCGAGGTGCTGCAAGGTGCGGCTCATCCCCCGCTTCTATCCTCGTCCGCCCGATTGCGCCACGCCTTCGCCAGCCCGTAGATCGCGATCGCGGCCCAGAAGAATTCGAGCACGAGGCTCGCCCAGTTGGTGTGATAGACGAGGCTGACCGTCAGCAGCGCGGCGCCGAGCAGGTTGGTGCCGTGCAGCACGAAGGGATTGGTCGCGCGTGCCAGCGTGAGATAGGCATAGGCGCCGATGATGCAGGCGGTGCCGACAAGTCCGACGATGCTGGGCCAGTCGAGCGGGGTATTCACTTCGCTGCCGCCTCGTCCAGCAGGCCCATGAAGGTCGGGAAGCTGGTGTTGATGGGGCTGGTGTCGTCGACGTTCACCCCGTCGCGGCTGACTAGGCCTGCGACCGCCATGCTCATGGCTATGCGGTGATCGAGCCGGGTGGCGACATCTGCGCCTGCGGGGGTGCCGGGGAAGGGTTCGCCGCCGGTGCCGTGAATGGTGAGGCCGTCCTCATGCTCTTCGACCCGCGCGCCTGCCAGCGTGAGCGCCGCGGCCATTGTGGCAAGGCGGTCGCTTTCCTTGACGCGCAGTTCTTCAAGGCCCGTCGTGCGGGTGGTGCCGCTGGCGAGCGCGGCGGCGACGAAGAGCACCGGGAATTCGTCGATCATTGCGGGTGCGATTGCCGGGTCGACCTCGATGCCGGTCAGCTGGGCATGGCGCACGCGCAGATCGGCGACCGGCTCGCCGCCCACTTCTCGGGGGCTCACCTCCTCGATATCCGCACCCATCTGGCGCAGCACATGGAGCAGCCCGGCGCGGGTGGGGTTGAGGCCGACGTTCAGGATCGTGAGATCGCTCCCCGGCACCAGCGTGGCCGCGACCATGAAGAAGGCGGCGGAGGACGGATCGCCCGGTACCACCACGTCCATCGGCTTGAGGTCGGCCTCGCCGTGGATGGCGATGATGGTCTCGCCGTTCTCCTCGCCCACTTCAAGCTGCGCGCCGAAACCGGTCAGCATCCGCTCGGTATGGTCGCGGGTGGGGACGGGCTCGATCACGCGGCTGATGCCGGGGGTGTTGAGGCCCGCGAGCAGCACCGCGCTCTTGACCTGCGCGCTCGCCACGGGAAGGCGGTAGGTGATCGGCACGGCAGGGTTCGCGCCGCGCAGCATCAGGGGGAGAGTGCCGCCGGCGCTGGCCTCGATGCTCGCCCCCATCTGGCTGAGCGGAT from Porphyrobacter sp. YT40 encodes:
- a CDS encoding F0F1 ATP synthase subunit C — its product is MDATAAALLGAGLAAIGAGMAALGVGNVFASFLEGALRNPGAADGQQGRLFIGFAAAELLGLLAFVIAVLLIFR
- the rpsA gene encoding 30S ribosomal protein S1, yielding MATQMPTRADFEALLNEQLGGAGDEGFEGRVVKGTVTAIENGFAVVDVGLKSEGRISLKEFSRGEDDHGLTVGGEVEVFVDRVENADGEAMLSRDRARREAAWDKLENEFGEGKRVEGRIFGRVKGGFTVDLDGAVAFLPGSQVDIRPVRDVTPLMDVPQPFQILKMDRRRGNIVVSRRAVLEETRAEQRSELINDLVEGQIIDGVVKNITDYGAFVDLGGIDGLLHVTDMSYKRVNHPSEVINIGDTVTVQIVRINAETQRISLGMKQLESDPWDGVAAKYPVGMKLTGQVTNITEYGAFVELEPGIEGLVHVSEMSWTKKNVHPGKIVSTSQEVEVMVLEVDSDKRRISLGLKQAQRNPWDEFAEKHPVGSEVEGEVKNATEFGLFIGLDGDVDGMVHMSDIAWGISGEDALALHRKGEMVKAIVLDVDVEKERISLGMKQLEKGAPSAEAATSGSSLRKNQTVTVTVLEVRDGGLEVQVGEDGATGFIKRSDLGRDRDEQRPDRFQVGSKVDAMVIGFDRSKKPNFSIKARQIAEEKEAVAQFGSSDSGASLGDILGAALKKGQD
- a CDS encoding F0F1 ATP synthase subunit A: MKQFTIEPLLGSDWQLSDGINIAFTNSALWMAITAILVWVFVAGGMKRQLVPGRWQMAVESMTGFIDDLLEANVGKAGRKYVPYIFTLFMFILFGNLLGLVPVGLIPGIHAFTFTSHFTATGVLAIMSFSIVLIVGFWKHGFHFFSLFWPSNTPAFLALPISLIEFVSFMVRPFSLALRLFVAMMAGHVLLKVLASFVIAGGGAGPALGAAIGIPSFVLMVAISALEILVAGIQAYVFALLTSLYINDAENLH
- a CDS encoding proline iminopeptidase-family hydrolase — translated: MRTFFAALAAFALPAAALSQEAATLPTDPAADWSVATSEHRIAVEGGKVWARVNGVIGEGATPVIIIHGGPGGTHVNFGGLLSLADQRPVILYDQLDSGMSDRPENPANWRPERFVAELEAIRKELGVERWHVIGHSWGSALALEYAARFPEHTASAVLSGTYLSTSHWITGTNLLIRDLPDDVAATIRACEGPTPPAAEACEPATAAFYAAYNGRADRPAPSPEALAYRKRYGGKGFNATVYNAMWGPTEFRASGSLASYDASGLLSRVDGSRILFVVGQYDEARIDTVQDFVALTPGAELAVVPGGSHAFISERPVVAEAIYRDWMSRIDAREDTAQ
- the gloB gene encoding hydroxyacylglutathione hydrolase, which codes for MIHVHQFPCLSDNYGFLVHNSVSKETAAIDTPDGAEYLRQAERKGWRITQIWNTHWHPDHAGGNQAIKDATGCTIYAPAEVQGKFPVDHIVGHDDYVALGEHRARVIDVSGHTNGHIAYHIVEEGIAFVGDSVFALGCGRMFEGQPEQFWNSLERIRRMSTATKLYCAHEYTASNARFALHADPDNAALQAYAAEIAEKRARGEPTVPTTLARELATNPFLRADDPAMMARWGGNAPHETFAALRAAKDSF
- a CDS encoding ATPase — translated: MPQIDQIAETLSSQVFWLLVFFGLTFLVVGLGMVPKVMGTVDLRDQQIAGDLAAAQAARDEATAQEDAWRKRENANRAAAQGVIGEAKAKAAAANAAKLAETQARLDERLAQAETAIAAARNSALAEIEDVAADAARDIVARVAGAEVEPAAAQAAVKEVMAHG
- the cmk gene encoding (d)CMP kinase encodes the protein MIIAVDGPTASGKGTIAKALAAHFGLPHLDTGLLYRAVGRQVQLAGGNPDDPATALAACDFADNLLEDEALRSEEVGGYASRVSVHPDVRHALFQRQRAFATQAGGAVLDGRDIGTVIAPEADVKLYVTASVQERARRRWLEMTGREIDIPLAEIERDIAARDARDINRADAPLRAAADALVLDTTHFGRDSAIEAAIEAVLARSGAR
- a CDS encoding permease; translation: MNTPLDWPSIVGLVGTACIIGAYAYLTLARATNPFVLHGTNLLGAALLTVSLVYHTNWASLVLEFFWAAIAIYGLAKAWRNRADEDRSGG
- the aroA gene encoding 3-phosphoshikimate 1-carboxyvinyltransferase, with translation MTSHTFSALGPLTGTIRVPGDKSISHRSLMFAGLAVGRSRITGLLEGEDVLATAAAMRAFGAQIARGADGAWTVDGVGVGSLLEPRAALDMGNSGTSTRLLMGLVASHAITATFTGDASLSGRPMKRVIDPLSQMGASIEASAGGTLPLMLRGANPAVPITYRLPVASAQVKSAVLLAGLNTPGISRVIEPVPTRDHTERMLTGFGAQLEVGEENGETIIAIHGEADLKPMDVVVPGDPSSAAFFMVAATLVPGSDLTILNVGLNPTRAGLLHVLRQMGADIEEVSPREVGGEPVADLRVRHAQLTGIEVDPAIAPAMIDEFPVLFVAAALASGTTRTTGLEELRVKESDRLATMAAALTLAGARVEEHEDGLTIHGTGGEPFPGTPAGADVATRLDHRIAMSMAVAGLVSRDGVNVDDTSPINTSFPTFMGLLDEAAAK
- a CDS encoding NADPH:quinone oxidoreductase family protein yields the protein MQALRVERLSDDLSGVTLADCPAPARAPGEVLVRVRAASLNFPDLLMTRGEYQFKPAVPFTSGLEFAGEVLEADPASGFAPGDRVMGGNKTGAFAELACVPADKLSPMPRGMDFPAAAAMGAAYSTAFTGLVELCGLAEGQWVLVHGASGGVGLAACDLARALGARVIATTGSPAKAERIAALAQPEAVILAGGRFREEVAAITGGALADIVFDPVGGDIFDESTRCVAFGGKLVVVGFTSGKIAGVSTNIPLIKGFSIVGLRAGEYARRFPERGRAISRAIARLAEEGAISPAIDRTLPLSRWREGFEAMANRALVGKVVLLPGS